From one Enterobacter kobei genomic stretch:
- the glnA gene encoding glutamate--ammonia ligase codes for MSAEHVLTMLNEHEVKFVDLRFTDTKGKEQHVTIPSHQVNAEFFEEGKMFDGSSIGGWKGINESDMVLMPDATTAVIDPFYEETTLIIRCDILEPGTLQGYDRDPRSIAKRAEEYLRSTGIADTVLFGPEPEFFLFDDIRFGSSISGSHVAIDDIEGAWNTGTKYEGGNKGHRPAVKGGYFPVPPVDSAQDLRSTMCLVMEEMGLVVEAHHHEVATAGQNEVATRFNTMTKKADEIQIYKYVVHNVAHRFGKTATFMPKPMFGDNGSGMHCHMSLSKNGTNLFSGDKYAGLSEQALFYIGGVIKHAKAINALANPTTNSYKRLVPGYEAPVMLAYSARNRSASIRIPVVASPKARRIEVRFPDPAANPYLCFAALLMAGLDGIKNKIHPGEAMDKNLYDLPPEEAAEIPQVAGSLEEALNALDADREFLTAGGVFTDDAIDAYIALRTEENDRVRMTPHPVEFELYYSV; via the coding sequence ATGTCCGCTGAACACGTTTTGACGATGCTGAATGAACATGAAGTGAAGTTTGTTGATTTGCGCTTCACCGATACTAAAGGTAAAGAGCAGCACGTCACTATCCCGTCCCATCAAGTTAATGCCGAATTCTTCGAAGAAGGCAAAATGTTTGATGGCTCCTCGATTGGTGGCTGGAAAGGTATCAACGAATCCGACATGGTGTTGATGCCTGACGCGACTACCGCTGTTATTGACCCGTTCTACGAAGAAACCACCCTGATCATCCGCTGCGATATCCTGGAACCAGGCACGCTGCAGGGCTATGACCGTGACCCGCGCTCTATCGCAAAACGCGCTGAAGAGTACCTGCGCTCCACTGGCATCGCCGATACCGTGCTGTTCGGACCAGAACCAGAATTCTTCCTGTTCGACGATATCCGCTTCGGCAGTTCCATCTCCGGTTCTCACGTCGCTATTGATGACATCGAAGGCGCATGGAACACCGGTACCAAATACGAAGGCGGTAACAAAGGTCACCGTCCGGCAGTGAAAGGCGGTTACTTCCCGGTTCCACCGGTCGACTCCGCACAGGATCTGCGCTCTACCATGTGTCTGGTGATGGAAGAGATGGGCCTGGTCGTTGAAGCTCACCACCACGAAGTGGCTACCGCTGGTCAGAACGAAGTGGCTACCCGCTTCAACACCATGACCAAAAAAGCAGACGAAATTCAGATCTACAAATATGTGGTGCACAACGTTGCGCATCGCTTTGGTAAGACTGCGACCTTTATGCCGAAACCGATGTTCGGTGATAACGGTTCTGGTATGCACTGCCACATGTCCCTGTCCAAGAACGGCACCAACCTGTTCTCTGGCGACAAATATGCGGGTCTGTCTGAGCAGGCACTGTTCTACATCGGCGGCGTTATCAAACATGCGAAAGCGATTAACGCCCTGGCGAACCCGACCACCAACTCTTACAAGCGTCTGGTCCCGGGTTACGAAGCACCGGTTATGCTGGCTTACTCTGCCCGTAACCGTTCTGCCTCTATCCGTATTCCGGTCGTTGCTTCACCGAAAGCGCGTCGTATCGAAGTGCGCTTCCCGGACCCGGCGGCTAACCCGTACCTGTGCTTCGCTGCACTGCTGATGGCTGGCCTTGACGGTATCAAGAACAAGATCCACCCGGGCGAAGCGATGGACAAAAACCTGTATGACCTGCCGCCGGAAGAAGCTGCAGAAATCCCACAGGTTGCAGGCTCTCTGGAAGAAGCACTGAATGCGCTGGACGCAGACCGTGAGTTCCTGACCGCAGGCGGCGTATTCACTGACGACGCGATCGATGCTTACATCGCTCTGCGTACCGAAGAAAACGACCGTGTGCGCATGACGCCGCACCCGGTAGAGTTTGAACTGTATTACAGCGTTTAA
- the glnL gene encoding nitrogen regulation protein NR(II), whose amino-acid sequence MATGVVPDAGQILNSLINSILLVDDDLAIHYANPAAQQLLAQSSRKLFGAPLPELLSYFSLNIGLMQESLQAGQGFTDNEVTLVIDGRSHILSLTAQRLPEGLILLEMAPMDNQRRLSQEQLQHAQQIAARDLVRGLAHEIKNPLGGLRGAAQLLSKALPDPSLMEYTKVIIEQADRLRNLVDRLLGPQQPGMHVTESIHKVAERVVKLVSMELPENVTLVRDYDPSLPELAHDPDQIEQVLLNIVRNALQALGPDGGEIVLRTRTAFQLTLHGVRYRLAARIDIEDNGPGIPSHLQDTLFYPMVSGREGGTGLGLSIARNLIDQHSGKIEFTSWPGHTEFSVFLPIRK is encoded by the coding sequence ATGGCAACAGGCGTGGTGCCCGATGCTGGGCAGATCCTCAATTCTCTGATCAACAGTATCTTGCTGGTTGATGATGACCTGGCAATCCACTATGCGAACCCGGCGGCACAACAGTTGCTGGCCCAAAGTTCACGCAAGCTCTTTGGCGCGCCTTTACCCGAGTTACTGAGTTATTTCTCGCTGAATATTGGCCTGATGCAGGAAAGTTTGCAGGCCGGACAAGGCTTTACCGATAACGAAGTGACGCTGGTGATCGATGGCCGCTCACATATTCTTTCCCTGACCGCGCAACGTCTGCCGGAGGGCCTGATCCTGCTGGAGATGGCTCCCATGGATAATCAGCGCCGCCTGAGTCAGGAGCAGTTACAGCACGCCCAGCAGATCGCCGCCCGCGACCTGGTGCGCGGTCTGGCTCATGAGATTAAAAATCCGCTGGGTGGTCTGCGCGGCGCAGCGCAGTTGCTCAGCAAAGCGTTGCCCGATCCGTCGCTGATGGAATACACCAAAGTTATTATTGAACAGGCGGACCGGCTAAGAAATCTGGTGGACCGGCTGTTAGGCCCGCAGCAGCCGGGCATGCACGTCACGGAAAGTATTCACAAGGTGGCGGAGCGCGTGGTGAAGCTGGTATCGATGGAGCTGCCGGAAAACGTCACCCTGGTACGCGATTACGACCCCAGCCTTCCTGAGTTAGCGCACGACCCCGACCAGATCGAGCAGGTTTTACTGAATATTGTGCGCAATGCTCTTCAGGCGCTTGGCCCTGACGGGGGCGAGATTGTGCTGCGCACCCGCACCGCCTTCCAGCTGACATTGCATGGCGTACGCTATCGCCTCGCCGCCCGCATTGATATTGAAGATAACGGGCCGGGCATACCGTCGCATTTGCAGGACACGTTGTTTTACCCGATGGTCAGCGGCCGTGAAGGCGGTACCGGGCTTGGGTTGTCCATTGCCCGTAATTTGATTGATCAGCACTCCGGCAAAATTGAATTCACCAGTTGGCCAGGACATACCGAATTCTCGGTGTTCCTGCCTATTCGGAAGTAG